The Microcella flavibacter DNA segment GAGGTCGCCACGCACTCGATGATCTCGGGGATCTCGCGCAGCGCGAGCATCGCCTCGTCGAAGCGGCTCTGGTCGACCTCGGCCGTGACGATCGCGCGGATCGCGTAGCCGAGCGACTCCGGCAGCACCGTCACCGAGTGCGGGCGCAGCGTGCGGCCGTCGAAGAGCTGCCCGATGCGGTTCTGCACGGTGCCGCGCGCGAGGCCGAGCGTCTCGGCGATCCAGCCCACCGAGGCGCGCGGATCGCGGTCGAGCGCGGCGAGCACGGCGCGGGAGGTGCTGTCGAGGATTCTGGACGCTCTGACCATGATCGGGCCATGATACGGGCATCCATTGATCAATTCGACGATATCGAGGGGGCGGTCTAGCGCAATCTGCTCGATCGCGGTTCACTGCTCTCGCGAGGCTCACACGACGACGCCTCGCGACGGACCGCCCAGGAGGCTCTCGATGACGACCGCACCCCTTCCCGAGTTCACCCACGAGCGGGTGTCGACCGCCGTCGGCGAGCGCTCCGGCCTCACCATGACGGTGGCGCTGCACAGCTCGGCCATCGGCCCCGCGCTCGGCGGCTGCCGCCTGTGGCGCTACCCCAGCTGGATCGACGGCGTCGCCGACGCGATGCGCCTCGCGAGCGCCATGACGATGAAGAACGCCCTCGCCGGCATCGGTGCGGGCGGCGGCAAGTCGGTCATCGCCCTCGGCCCCGACGACGTGCTCGACGGCGACCGGCGACGGGATGCCCTGCTCGACCTCGGCGACCTGGTGCAGACCTTCGACGGCCTCTACCGCACGGCGGAGGACGTGGGAACCACCGAGCACGACATGCTCGTCGTCAGCGAGCGGACGGAGCACGTACTCGGCCTGCCCGCCGCGAACGGCGGCGCGGGCGAACCGGCCGAGGGCACCGCCCTCGGCGTCTACGTCTCGATCGAGCGCGTCGTCGAGCAGGTCTTCGAGAGCGGCATCGTCAGCGGTCGCAGCTTCGTCATCTCGGGTCTGGGGCAGGTCGGCTCGCGCCTCGCGACGCGCCTCGCTGCGGCGGGAGCCCGCCTGAGCGTCACCGACATCGACGCCACCAAGCAGGCCTTCGCCTCGAGCATCGGCGCGCGCTGGATCGCGCCCGACGAGGCCCTGACGACGCCGGCCGACGTCTTCGTGCCCGCGGGGCTCGGCGGCGTGCTGACCCCCGCCGCGATCGCGGCGCTGCCGGTCAAGGCCGTCGTCGGCCCCGCCAACAACCCGCTCGCCTACGCCTCGGGCGCCGAGCACCTCGCCAGCCGCGGCATCCTCTACGCCCCCGACTTCGTCGTCAACGCGGGCGGCGTCATCCACCTGGCGATGGTCGGCGAGGGCGCCTCCGAGCGCGAGATCGAGGGCCGCCTGCGCGGCATCGGCGACACCCTCTCCGAGGTCTTCCACGCCGCGCGCTCGCAGGGCGTCACGCCGCTCGCCGCGGCCCAGGCCCTCGCGGTGGAACGCGTCGAGCAGGCGCGCGAGCGGCGCGGGGCGCTGGTCTAGCGCGCAGGGCCGCTCGGGCGCTGCCTGCCGGCACCGCTGCCTGCCGACCCGTCGCAGACCGTCCGCGTGCACAAATGCAGGACTTCTGCGCCCGACATCGGCGTGTCGCCGCTGAGGTGAGGGCGACACGCCGAGCTGCTCCTGCATTTGGGTACGACGACGCGAGTGGGTCGGGCAGGAGAGGGTCGGGTGGGGCGTTTCGTCGAGGTTGCGCCGCCGCCGCGCCGCCCGCGGTCAGTCGGCGGGCGGGCGGCGGCGCTGCTGCTTGGTCGCCGACCGCTGCTGCTTCGCGGCGAGGTGCCGTCGCGCCGATCCGCGGGTCGGCCGCGTCGCC contains these protein-coding regions:
- a CDS encoding Lrp/AsnC family transcriptional regulator, with the protein product MVRASRILDSTSRAVLAALDRDPRASVGWIAETLGLARGTVQNRIGQLFDGRTLRPHSVTVLPESLGYAIRAIVTAEVDQSRFDEAMLALREIPEIIECVATSGEDDLLCQVVARDADDLYRIGQQVLRCPGIRRTATSLVLKELIAHRVAQLLPEAPAG
- a CDS encoding Glu/Leu/Phe/Val dehydrogenase family protein, whose amino-acid sequence is MTTAPLPEFTHERVSTAVGERSGLTMTVALHSSAIGPALGGCRLWRYPSWIDGVADAMRLASAMTMKNALAGIGAGGGKSVIALGPDDVLDGDRRRDALLDLGDLVQTFDGLYRTAEDVGTTEHDMLVVSERTEHVLGLPAANGGAGEPAEGTALGVYVSIERVVEQVFESGIVSGRSFVISGLGQVGSRLATRLAAAGARLSVTDIDATKQAFASSIGARWIAPDEALTTPADVFVPAGLGGVLTPAAIAALPVKAVVGPANNPLAYASGAEHLASRGILYAPDFVVNAGGVIHLAMVGEGASEREIEGRLRGIGDTLSEVFHAARSQGVTPLAAAQALAVERVEQARERRGALV